One Nothobranchius furzeri strain GRZ-AD chromosome 7, NfurGRZ-RIMD1, whole genome shotgun sequence genomic window, TGGGTCTCTTTTCGTTGGCTGAgttatgtaataataataataataataataataataataataataataataataataataatgttctaGTGCCATTTGTAAAGCCAAACAGTCATAATTTACcagcaatcaaagctttatttataaagcgccttccgcagccCTGTCAGGGAGACCAAGGCGCTGGGTTTGGGGTTATTTAGCCTATGATAAGATTTCAAAAAGTGTGTGTtcatttttcaaagtcatatttttgccatgttattcattcatttataaatgttaaaaagatacatctttattttaaaaattaaatattaaggtcagatctaaatatttagtttttttaaaataattatttaatttactaaataattatttaatttactaaataaatatttattttgggaataataataaaattatttattatcCAAAAAATGTTTAGCTGGtatctaaatgtttattttggaaaataaatattgaatttggagctaaatatttattttacaaactaaataaatattttactcTAAATggtatatttagcttgctaacacaTTATTTAGTTGGGAATCTTAAGATTTGTACATGTATGAATAACAAAATGAAGACAAAACGTTGAAAAATGAACTCCCATTTTATTCTCTTATGATAGGCCTGTtgtactttacaaatggcaccccatatatAACACCCCATAGCTTTGTGTTAAAAAGAGCATGTGTGCTCACCTGTGCTCACCTGTCAAAACAGCAGCAAATTGCAGAAGTAAACAAAAACAATAGGTCCTTGTCAAACATGTGACTTTCCAGTCAACAACACACCCCTGTCATTTTAGGTGTATGATGACTCGCGTTGCTAGGGGAAACCATAGCTGAAGTTGAAGCGAGCCAAAAGAATGGATAAAAACAACAAGGACGAACAAATCCCTTACACGAATAAACTTCTGAAGGAGGACAGAGATGTGTTTCCAGAAATGGTCTACAATCAACATTGTAGATCCCTACGACCTCAAGGAAAACAAACAGAGCTCAGACGTTTCATTACTACTGAAAATATATGACTATAGCACTACCTCAACATATTTataatcaagtaaaagtaaaatgtagcCACCCAGAAACATTACTCCAACACAGGCGCTGCAATAAGTCATTATCAATATAAGTTATAAACAGGTAAGAAGTCGTGCTagacgtgtttgtttacattttgacCGACATACTGTAGTTTAAAACATGGTCATGTTCGTTTCCTCCTGTCATTTTCATTTCTCACATAATGAAAAATACAAATTCACAATTACATTTAGTCTAAACAAGCTGTCCAGCAACATGTTGATGTTACAATGAAACGATTTAACTTGAAGTAGGAACGTTTTACCTGCCGTGTTCTGGTTCTGAAGCTGGTCTGTGACCCACAGACATGCTTCAAGCTGCTTCCACAGCTCCTCAGCGTGCTGATAGTGAGCTGTGCCTATCATGGTGTCCAGGACTGAGAaaatgctcagatgttctgatgggaatcttttcttgtttTCTTGTTACGTCTGTGATGTTCTCTGAGCGTAACGTTTAAAATGTCTTCACACCTGCATGCAGCGGGGTAAATACAGGTTGTCAGAATGACCAACAGCCTTAagatttctccatcaaaataaacagtcaaaaccGGAAATATCCGGTTAACACGATCCCTGCCTTCATTTTACTTTTTTGCCTCCTCGTAAAGATAGCATGGCAGCCCTTCACACAACATGAAAGTACCATTTTTCTGGAGGTTTATATGATCACAACAACACAAATGACCGGCACTTCCTTTGTTTATACACTtagctatcccatcatgcaacgcGCTACAGCACCCAATAGTCACCTGACAAGGGCCGTTTATAGTTATCTGTGCTTTTCctgaaaaagttttgtttttgaaTATAAATTCGTTTAAACGCGTTTGATACTATTGCTTGAGTgggtattcttttatattattttcGTGCTTGCTTAAATTAttttgctgttggtttaaaaaacGCACAAATGTGACTCAAAATTGCAAACCTTTTAAAGGTTTAATACTGATACGTCAAATAAAACAAACAGccacttgttttatttatttgcccATAAACCATCATTTTGTAAAGAAGCACACAGATAAACTGGTGCACATTTATTCAAATGCTGCCTCACCTCACTAATATGCGCCTTCTCACAACAAAGGATGCACATTTCGGCACAACACCTGTGTTCAGTTCAAAGGGGGGATCAAATGATGTGTGTTGGCACCACTTAGCGGCAGCTTGTTGTTAGCTCTCTCCGGTTGGGCCAGTCTGTTCGGGGCAGATTAATCTTTGGCATCAGGACAGGTAAGaagtaaaatatatatatattatttttagcTCATATTTGGTTCATCCCGTATGTTTAAGTCACTCGATTATCGTGTTTTATCTATTCAGTGCGTGAATTAGCATGAAGCTAACGCTGACGTTAGCTAGCTAAAAGAACATGTTTGGGGTTGTGATGAACAGACGAAGTGAAATGACTGCTCGTTGATGACAAAGTGCATTTTCGGTGACAATATCTTATTTGGGTTCTTTTAATGTGGAGAAGGGCTGTTGCTTGTTCTTCTGTGTCAAATAAAGATGACATGGGCAATAAAATGACCAGCAATGTCCCCATACCTTTCAAGGTCAGCGATCAATCGACATAGAAGATTTGGACCGGCGATTAAAAGCGTTTAGTCGATGAGAGAAGGAATCTCTTGCTATGCAATCATATCGTGTTGCGTTCAATAAGGCCAACACATGAAGCAGTTCCTCAATCAAAAACAAAATAGTGACTCCATAAAAAattcataaataaaaaaatagaaacATCAACGAGTTTTTGCTGTTTAGTCAGGGATTTTCCCACTCATTTCAATGTTCCTTATAAAGGAATTCAACAGGAGTGAAAAGGTTGAATACGTGCTGTGAAAAGTATTTCCCCCTGCAGATTAGGCGTTTTTTTGTCACAGGTGAGTATCTAAATTAAGGAAATAGATATCCTTATTAGATAACCTGAATAAGTAGAAAATGCGTTGATCATTTCATCGATGACAGGGAAATTATATGCAATAATGTCTCCTGTTAACCATCCTTTAACATAACAAAATTGAGTAGAATAGAAAATCCTTGTATTgatttttagaaataaaaaaatactgtGTGGATTAAAAACAAGATGGAATATTATTTACTGGGGATGGGAAAACTGCAAATGCAGTAATGAGTGTGTGCAGTTAGAATGACAACAGAAAAATGTGCAAATCACAAAAAGCAGCAGGAATGAAGGAATGCTTGTTTTTAATATGAGCTGAGGTCAGCACCACACCCACACCTGACTACTGCCAGACCTTTAGCATTAGGAAATCTCTTCAGTTGAACCTTTCTGACAACATGAAATAGGCTAAATGATCTCTAAAAGAAACACGTCATGCCTCGTTCACGGAATTCAAGAACAGAAGGACCCAGAGCGACATTTAAAGCCCTGCAGATCCGTTTCAGTCTCCGTTACATCCGGAGTAAAACTATAACAGCATTACAGAAACTGCATCATACCAACCAAACCAACATGCAGAAACTGAAGAAATCCGTACGGAGGAAAATACTTAGTCTAATGTCTAATGCTCTATGTGGAGCTATAGCTATTTGTAAACGCTGATCAAATGTCACCAGCAGCCATACTCTGACAGCTCTCTGATCAAGGAAATATTGTTTAAAATAGGTTTTGCACACTCTTGATGAGACCCTTAAACTGTGTGTCACAGGTATCGTGATGCCTCAGAGTAGTCTGAACTTGGAGGGTCGACAGAAGGGATTATACGACCACTCATGTGAAACCAACCATCGCCTCAAAAGTCAGATCCCAGGCAGGCGTTTGGTGAACAGAGCAGTAAATCGGTATGCCACTAGAACCAGTGAGAGCTCAAAAGTTGGCTCACTGGATTTTCCCAAACCACCCTGCCTGGTGAACGGTTATGGACACCATGGATACAGGAGCACAAAACCACCTCATCCAAGGAATTACAGGAGACCAAAGTACCCGTTTTCCCCAGTGGGCAGTGCCTCAGCAGCTGGAAGGGTAGGAGACGTAAAGGTTCTGGACGGTATCCCTACCAAAGGTGCCACCAAGCCAGGTGATGATCATCTGAGTGGTAAGTCGGAACAAGCGGCACCAGATCCCGGTTCATCGGCACCAAAGAAGAATCCAAGGAGAAAGAAAAACTTTAGACACAAAGAGAGGTGAATCTTTACGTGTCAGCATCAGCCACATGtatttgttcattcattcacCACGGGTTTGTCAGCAGGGTTCATCTGAAGCTCAGACATGTAAAGTGTTCTAAGTGATCGTGCTTTAAGCTCCAGTAACCTGCACCCTTTTGCAGAGATGACAAAGCCTCCTCTTCAGATAAAGCTCCGCCCCCGATGCCACAGCAAGAGGAGGAAGACTGGGAGAAGGAAATCCAAGAGGTCGAAGCCAAAAACTGGGAAAAGATGTGCTTTGGCATCATACCATATGGTATTTCCTGACAAATACAAAACAACATCGCAATctgaagtagggttgtcacgataataaaatttcaaactcgatttgaTACTGGaagaaaaactcgatactcgatttcgatactatttaaaaacaccaatttattgaacacgtttattcaaaaaataacattcctcaatttatattgcaaaaattaaatgttaagaattaagtgtattaagtgcttaaacctttcaagtatcaacattttttaaaacgtgcatacaaaaactggtgaaagttaacactttaaatcatgacttgtctcactatatatacactatttgcagagtgatgttttgctgcttaaactctgtttaaggtgcatttttgtcataagctgtaatgccatatgttttgttctgtacttttgaacaactctgttggtcaataaagggagaaaacgaatttgtccacagtaggacaaaggtacatctaccggtaatcttgatAAAAACAGatcggcgcacggcagtgacgtcattaaaagcgccggttagattagccgcggctagtctgttcacgcctggaaatcccagacccgctccaaacgaacaggggaatcacgttaatgattcctaacaaaacctttcgacattgagatgttctggtgcagataatgtcttatttcgaggctgctccatgggtgcccgtccgcacccgttatatggatatacgctgacggcgattcgccgatggatctaaataccccggggaatccaagtagcaccaaagttgtcagcgtgagtaaacaaacgtactgcatgctagaaattaagtccgggttgcaataaacgggagttttcctttaagcacataagcgtgaatatacaactacgtgtcggacttggtatgctaattaagttgggctgtgaagcgcctcccaaattcgctgtttatgtttttgtttatttatttggcagacaaaacttggatcggagacaactcgcgtgggaaattgcaatgtagccatgcggcgtcttcttcttctgtttgtctgggaggcggaggttgctttacggcatctggctgtcgtgcgtgtcggtgtacttgaagaaggctgtgtataatggtccataatatcgataccacagggatggaatatttaGTTTAGatgccacttttagtatcgatttatatctaggtatcgatttttttgacaacactaatctGAAGTGGTCGACGTGGCCTCCTGGCCTTTCTGACACtgtcttgttaaaccaaacagttGAACCCCCATGTTGTTATTTGTTATCGATGTCGGGTATGATTATGGTTTCTGTTCAACCTCCAGATCCCGAGGATGTGATCCACTTCTTGTTGCGGGATCTGTCGCTTCGACCGGCCATGGCGGACGTGCCGGTGACCAACGCCTACATCCCGGCCATTCACCACACACGCCCCATCCCATGCGTTCCCCTCCACGCCCGGCCTGAGCCCGACCAGTTCGCTGACGTTGAACTGTGAGCCAGACATGTTGCAGACTCATCAACAAAACGTGGAACATTCTGGTTCCTGTTTTTCTAGCTGACATGTTTAGTGTAGTAGAATATTTAATTAGCATTAGGCTTTTAATTTTCTCACATAGGGCTTTAGTTGCAGTAAATACGTCATATAAGGTAGCATCAAAAATATTCACGTTACATGAAGGTTGTAAATGGAATCTTAAGTTGTAAACAGTTTTGTTTGTAGATTCTCTGTTCGTATAGAAATTGTAAATTCGGCTTAATCTTTAATTTTTCGCACAGCGAATTTCTGTAAAAAATTTATGAAGTTCTGTCCTATAAGTACAGTGATGCTACTCGTCATATAGTTCCATATTTATTTTTCACACTTTTATCATTTTAAGAGTTTTAACGTGTTATTTGTTCTGCATTCTAGAAGAATAATCAGCTGCGTAGTTCATAAACTCCACACGTTGACAGCAAAGTCATGAAGTTGATGTTTAATTTAACAGTTACGGTAGAGACGAGTTCACGGACCGCTGGTGTGCAGCAACAACCTTGTTTTCTGCCTGTTTGTGGGATCGGTTTCATTTTCTCAACTAGAATAAATCCGATTATCTTCAAACTGATGCTCCATTTGTGCTTGTTGTTGTTAGTTGAGGTCAAACCAAAGGAAATGATTCCATCTCTGTTTATTTTGTACACTTTCCTCACAATTTGTTCaaaggttgttgttttttttttgtaccaTGATGTACAACTGCAACAAAAACATCTGAAAAGGACTGGCTAGGCTTTTCGATCTTGCcagatgtttctatggttactggGGAGTTAAAAACAAGCAGCTAATTGGTTTTAAAGACTTTTATTGTCATTAAGtttatcagggtatccgcgggtccttaaaaagtcttaaaaagtcttaaatttacttttccaaatttaaggccttaaaaatccttaaaaatgacaaataatccttaaatacagtttccagaggtcttaaattaccaaagacccaataaacaagattattttatttctataaaattttcgtgaatttcttgttagtgttcagcattttttgtgtacgatgttggcgtaagcggaaccgtacacattcagttggttgtgaaagggggctatttttagatgagcacattagctggttaagctcatggttaagctagtgggagcgtgcgccatggggaagtgcaagtttaatggtaactggatggttaatcccaaattcgcaacgtggttagcaccggttccaggcaatagctggaacttatagcttaaatttaattttaaaaaatagcttaaatttggtcaaagtggccttaaaaaaggtcttaaaaagtcttaaatttggctcccttaaacctgcagataccctgtttatgCAGAGAGTGATTATTTGGAGTTTTTGGACCTTTTTTGAACTAGACAACCAGGCGACTGTCTTCAGGGCCAAAATGATGGCAGCCCGcccgtttgtttatttatttatttattgtcaatACTTGGAATTAGTagggttttttttgttttgttccacTACCTCAGATGGATTTCGGTATAAGGGGTTTCCTGGACATGGACCCAAAATGTGTCTCTCAGTTGTGCCTCGCAGCTTCGTCATACTGGAAAAGGCTGATCACAGGAGTTATCGAATGGTTGGAGGaattcctctgggaggatgtttaggtactgGCTGTTCTGAGCCTGAACTGTGAGAGAGTCCActcccaaccacacacacacacacactaatggccATAGGGTGCTTCAGGACACGGGGTTGATGAGAGTGCTCACCTTTTCTTCCACGGAAAAATCCTGACACTAaagtttccccactgagggagaaCAATTTGATTTTCTTCTCTAATCTTCAAAAGAACAAGAAAGATGATTCGGAGAACACGCTCCTCCCGTCCGCAGCGGTCTAATCTCTGGGCGGGTTTTGTTGGTGAGGAGTTACTTCATTGTTGACACCAATGATTGGTGACCAATCCATCCTCTGGAAGTCTGAAATAATTCCAGTTTTTATGATCCCTCTACTTCTGGTCTTGTAGCATCCTCTGTTAACAAACCAAAGCAGCAAACCTCCCGGCTTAATAGTTGTGTTTTCTAAACTTCAGGCTGCAGCTGTTCAGCTATTTCGACTTACAGGGGAAACGTTGACGCATTCAGCCCACTAGAGGGCAGTGTTACTGTAAGATTGAGCTGTCTGGGATTCTTTTCCCAGGCACCACTGGGAGTTCATTGGGTTCATTCTTAAAGACCTGGGAGACACAAGCTCTTGCATGCACTGCTCAGCTCCATTCCTGCACTAATTCAGAATGCTGCTTTGGGATTTCAGGAAACTGTTCCTGAGCAGATCAAGGTAATCTAATGATGCTGAATCAATAACGTTCACAGACACTTTCTCACTAATGGATTGAAATCATAGTTGCTCCAGCTTTGGAGTTGAATTTTAAGTAGcttgttttatatgtatagaagtAGATCCATCATCAAAGAGCTGAATCTGCTTTTGATGTTTCCCACTCTTCAGCATGGCTTCCATTGTTGATGTGACTGGGAGAATAGTGATGACAGGGAGACATGATGATACTGCTGTTTAGTTTGCAGACTGTGTTTTGGAAAGTCTCTGTCTGAGCAGTCTGTTTCCCCCTCTGCAGCGGTTACGTTTGTCTCAGAGTCTTCCAAATGACTAAACCGCTGCCTGATTGTGACAGTTTAGAGATCTGAGGACAGGTTTATCCTTTTAGCTAATGATTTTTAGGATTAGCTTTAGCTTATTAGCTGACATGCAAATGTGAAAATGGTTCGTCTTATTCTGTGTCACTGACAGATCGAGGGTTATTTTCTCCCCAGAAGTTATTAAAATGATAGAATATTCTTTAAAACATATTCTACTTCTGATCATTTTTGCAAACCCTGAAGACAAATTCAGTCCAAAGCAGGAACCCACATATGCTATCAGTTTGACAGCTTCATAAAAAGCTGTGACTGAATGAATAGAATAAAGCAATCAGTTAAAAGTTAAAACTAGACTCTGCTGCTTGAACAAGAAGTGTTTCCACTGGTTTCCCATCGATGAGACTGGTTCTGTTTACACGTTTCTCACTAAAACAGTCTCCCCTGCACTATCAGGCTCCGCTTTAAGCCCATGTGTTATTGATTGTCACTGGTGCTTAGTGTTGGCTCTTTAATGCTGCTTCGCGTTCATAAATCTTGATTAAGCAGAGCTCAGATCACGAAGCGTATCGCCTCGGGGTTCGAAGGATTTCCCTCCGAGTGCTGGAGAGCTGGAGCAGTCCTGCCTTACATTATCTGGAGGTCATAGCTGAACTCCAGAGTAAGAAAGAGCCTCTCTCATTCATGTTGTAACTCTGGTGAATGAATGATAGCCATGAAAGTCCCTGTGGGTCCGTTCAGCACATTTTAGGATTTGAACAAATAAACCAATATGCCGGAGGTCTGTAATGACCGACCCCACTCGGCCTGCTGCATCATGTGTttggctctttttttttttacttacttcAGATCCAGTTTTGTGCTTTGACCTTTCTTCATTAAGTTCCTGCTTAGCTCTTTTAGACTCGTACTGAGAAAACAGTTCCAGGCTTTAACGCGACATTTCTCATATCTGAGTCACCGCTCATGCCCCTTCATCTGTTTTAAGTGTGACCAGTCATTTAGCATTCATCATCTTTATTGATCTGGGAACATAATAGTTTGTTAGCTGGTCAGGCACATGCAGAGGATCTGGTGGAAACAGGAA contains:
- the LOC107382216 gene encoding uncharacterized protein, whose amino-acid sequence is MPQSSLNLEGRQKGLYDHSCETNHRLKSQIPGRRLVNRAVNRYATRTSESSKVGSLDFPKPPCLVNGYGHHGYRSTKPPHPRNYRRPKYPFSPVGSASAAGRVGDVKVLDGIPTKGATKPGDDHLSGKSEQAAPDPGSSAPKKNPRRKKNFRHKERDDKASSSDKAPPPMPQQEEEDWEKEIQEVEAKNWEKMCFGIIPYDPEDVIHFLLRDLSLRPAMADVPVTNAYIPAIHHTRPIPCVPLHARPEPDQFADVEL